One Caldisericota bacterium genomic window carries:
- a CDS encoding lactate racemase domain-containing protein has protein sequence MIEDIKVRKIKQNFDKTRIDNLSEYVHQSFKKSDLKDRIKSGDKIGITVGSRGITNIKLIVKEVVSELKNLNALPFILPAMGSHGGANSEGQKEVLASYGITQKEMGVPILPSMETIQIGKVENRIPIYFSKIAMEADGIIALNRVKMHTDFKSKIVESGMSKILAIGLGKARGASTIHSLGVYGLKNVIPQAAELIITKAPIIQGIGILENSYDQTMKISFVPPEDIIKVDSELLKISKEVMPMLPIDDLDVVIAQEIGKNISGTGFDTNVIGRLYINGEKEIIKPRIKRLIVFDITEESHGNALGIGLADITTRHLVNKINYKDMYANTITSTFLNRAKIPIIADSEKEAVEIAVKTCWKLKQSDVKLLIMKNTLDLKYLYVSKAAWEEIKDNGNIKTYGDWEKLSFDENGKMKTRL, from the coding sequence ATGATAGAGGATATTAAGGTAAGAAAAATAAAACAAAATTTTGATAAAACAAGAATAGACAATTTATCTGAATACGTTCATCAATCTTTTAAAAAATCTGATTTAAAAGACAGAATTAAATCAGGTGACAAAATCGGGATAACTGTAGGTAGTAGGGGTATTACTAATATTAAATTGATTGTAAAAGAAGTTGTTTCTGAATTAAAAAATCTCAATGCTTTACCTTTTATTCTACCTGCAATGGGAAGCCATGGAGGTGCAAATAGTGAAGGACAAAAGGAGGTTTTAGCTTCTTATGGTATAACGCAAAAAGAAATGGGTGTTCCCATATTACCTTCTATGGAAACGATACAAATTGGAAAAGTAGAAAATCGTATTCCTATATATTTTAGCAAAATTGCGATGGAAGCAGATGGTATAATTGCTTTAAATAGAGTTAAAATGCATACAGATTTTAAAAGTAAGATTGTTGAAAGTGGAATGTCTAAAATTTTAGCGATAGGATTAGGTAAGGCAAGAGGGGCAAGTACTATTCATTCTTTAGGAGTATATGGTTTAAAAAATGTTATTCCACAAGCAGCGGAATTAATAATTACAAAGGCTCCCATTATTCAGGGCATAGGTATTTTAGAAAACAGTTATGACCAAACGATGAAAATATCTTTTGTCCCACCAGAGGATATAATTAAAGTTGATAGTGAATTGTTAAAAATATCTAAGGAAGTAATGCCAATGTTACCAATTGACGACCTAGACGTAGTAATAGCTCAGGAGATTGGTAAAAATATAAGTGGAACTGGATTTGATACAAATGTAATAGGAAGACTGTACATTAACGGAGAAAAAGAAATTATAAAACCAAGAATTAAAAGGTTGATCGTTTTTGACATTACAGAAGAATCTCATGGCAATGCGTTAGGGATTGGTTTAGCTGATATTACAACCAGACATCTTGTTAATAAGATAAATTATAAAGATATGTATGCTAATACAATAACTAGCACCTTCTTAAACCGCGCTAAAATACCTATAATTGCAGATTCAGAGAAAGAAGCTGTTGAAATAGCAGTAAAAACTTGTTGGAAATTAAAACAGAGTGATGTAAAATTACTGATAATGAAAAATACTCTAGATCTTAAATATTTATATGTTTCAAAAGCTGCTTGGGAAGAAATCAAAGATAATGGAAATATTAAAACGTATGGAGATTGGGAAAAATTATCTTTTGATGAAAATGGGAAAATGAAAACCAGATTATAA